TGAATATGGAGGGTCAAGATATACAAATGTTGAGCTTACCTTGTCTCGATTAGGTAGTGCAGCTAAAAAATCAAAAATACCACGTGATGTAAATATTGCATTATCAAGCATCTCTTTAAATCTAGACTTATAAATTTGAAGGTTTTCTAAAAACAATCTCTTAGCATTACTTCGATCCAACTTCATAGTTGAACTAGATGAACCATAAAGTGAATATAAACATCTAAGCACCATGTACTCAATTTTGTCTCTGTTCTCATCAATTATGCTGTCATAAATAATCGCATCTCTTACACGATTGTAAAGCAACTCAGGATCTTGTCTTAAGATATAGAAAAACTTATATATAAATTTAGAATTATCATTAAGTATATTATAATGGGCTAATGGTTTTGCAAAAAATACTGCTCCTGTACCAAAAAATCCTTCAATATACTGAGTATGCTTAGGAAAAAGACTTATAATATCAGCACTATAGCGGTACTTATTTCCTTCTCTACTTAGTAGTTTCAATATTTCTTAAATATTCTCCTTGATGTAATCTCATATTCAACGCCCCGCTCTTTAAGCGTCAGTGAATCATAAAGCACAGATGACAAATTAGTTGCTATAAAATGATATCCTGGTGTATTTTTAATTTTAACTTCACTTATCTCAAATTCTCCATCTAAACATCTGTAAGCAGGGCCCTCCCACCTCACACTTGAATTAATATCAAACCGTCTCAGCACAGCGCATGGATTTAGAATATAACAATTACTTCTCATACACCCTGACTTAACAAAGTTATGATAATTTCTATTTATATCAAGAACACTAAACTGCAACTTTTTAAAAACTGATACGTAATAATGAAGAGATAAAAAGTAACATCCCCACTGACGTACTGCTGAGACTAAATTTGGATTATTTTGCGTTATTCTCATCCCTAATCCTCAACCTCCATTAAAGACTTAAGTCTGGATCCTCAAGAAGACACTCTACACTACTATCATAAAAGTTTAGAATTTGATCTATAAATATAGAAATACTAAAGAAACTAGCTACAAATATACTCCTCTTGTTAATCTTAAGTATCCCATATCTTAAAGCGAAGTCATGACTCTTTTTGCAAATGCTTAAAAACACATCTAAACATAACTTAGCATTCTTAAGAGTAAGCCCTTCTCTACAAAACCTTTCAAATAAAGGCTCTCCTTGTCTGTCTTTTCTACAAAATAAAACTTCTTCAAAATCATATTTAGCTTCAATCATCTTTGCTATAAGGTCCCTTTTTGATACTACCACCCCTAACCCCCTTAAGTTAAATATAGATATTAAAAAGGAATATCTTCATAAAACTCATCTTCAGACTTAAGATCATTAGTCTCTTGTGTCTTAGCATATGAGTTTAAGACGCAAATATCATTTACCAAAATACTGTATTTACTCTTACCCTCACCTGTACGCTTATCATTCCAACTTGAATAATCAAGGGCTCCACTAAGTACAACTTGAACCCCTCGTTTAAGTA
The sequence above is a segment of the Borrelia puertoricensis genome. Coding sequences within it:
- a CDS encoding single-stranded DNA-binding protein — translated: MFDINSLSISGRLTRNCEVIYTSNSFPILKFTLANNRGVKKNNCVTRQAQFFDCVIFGARAESLAALLKRGVQVVLSGALDYSSWNDKRTGEGKSKYSILVNDICVLNSYAKTQETNDLKSEDEFYEDIPF
- a CDS encoding DNA adenine methylase; protein product: MKLLSREGNKYRYSADIISLFPKHTQYIEGFFGTGAVFFAKPLAHYNILNDNSKFIYKFFYILRQDPELLYNRVRDAIIYDSIIDENRDKIEYMVLRCLYSLYGSSSSTMKLDRSNAKRLFLENLQIYKSRFKEMLDNAIFTSRGIFDFLAALPNRDKVSSTFVYLDPPYSISHGNLADNRGWNLDSLERLILELKRYNWHFAISEFDDLRVVKLFLKHNLFINYVARSTGVASIFKQTKHEVLATSYKTNRSSMDLKSIRYA
- a CDS encoding DUF261 family protein; translation: MRITQNNPNLVSAVRQWGCYFLSLHYYVSVFKKLQFSVLDINRNYHNFVKSGCMRSNCYILNPCAVLRRFDINSSVRWEGPAYRCLDGEFEISEVKIKNTPGYHFIATNLSSVLYDSLTLKERGVEYEITSRRIFKKY